From a single Porites lutea chromosome 10, jaPorLute2.1, whole genome shotgun sequence genomic region:
- the LOC140951073 gene encoding uncharacterized protein — protein MEWREVTSFFVVLLCRFILFLFIIVLSLLILGIPNVNTCFLTVFMAFIIPLPPNSILVDPIHCMLSKFSQALRAYTAYAVVLTEVQRVTFITIPHYLLSVVSHGRLECILRYFVHHIRFTIPQMASKVTSTLVALMLPCLRLLGKIIRMIIAGLCFLANVMVRVLANLAWTSWSLFKMVSLRMILFLSFISRLMMRVLAHLRVWTSYLIYRLFPVRLIRFLRKASGMFFVFGIAALCAPGLEPLPNLLLTGHLYPGSLIRFQRCAKYEDSTACHSSFLEFSYTVWNLTRTGLFVAMCWTVDCKAWIPPRRDFTSIVERCLALHNKTYSQLLFCAAGFPLLMNGHCLSQTVHNILCTASLLLFMVTLNGYHSRTALMTYCAFCCVAMNVQSLLVAVFNIYRNLQTQKNGYMATLLYIMQLYLMFLVIMDSCTRVMSKVKNPKQDILAEDG, from the exons ATGGAGTGGAGGGAAGTCACTTCGTTCTTCGTCGTCCTTCTGTGCCGTTTTATACTCTTTCTCTTCATAATAGTCCTATCCTTGCTCATTCTTGGTATCCCAAACGTTAACACATGCTTTTTAACG GTGTTCATGGCTTTCATCATTCCTTTACCGCCAAACTCTATTTTAGTTGATCCAATTCATTGCATGTTGTCGAAATTCAGCCAGGCTTTGAG AGCTTACACAGCGTATGCAGTAGTGCTCACCGAAGTACAAAGGGTAACTTTCATCACCATACCCCATTATTTATTGAGTGTAGTTTCGCATGGCCGGCTGGAATGTATTCTACGTTACTTTGTGCATCATATCAG attTACAATACCTCAGATGGCTTCCAAAGTTACCTCGACTTTGGTTGCTCTGATGTTACCATGTCTACGGCTTTTGGGTAAAATTATCAGAATGATCATTGCAGGATTGTG CTTTCTTGCAAATGTTATGGTACGAGTTCTGGCGAATTTAGCGTGGACGTCATGGTCGCTTTTCAAAATGGTTTCATTGAGGATGATTCTTTTTCTAAG CTTTATTTCAAGGCTTATGATGCGAGTGTTAGCACATCTTCGAGTATGGACAAGTTATTTGATTTACAGGCTGTTTCCTGTGAGATTGATTCGCTTTCTAAG GAAAGCTTCTGGCATGTTTTTCGTCTTTGGCATTGCGGCTCTGTGTGCCCCTGGCCTCGAACCACTACCAAACCTGCTGCTAACTGGACATCTGTACCCCGGCTCTCTTATCAG GTTTCAACGCTGCGCAAAGTACGAAGACAGCACTGCTTGTCACTCATCGTTCTTGGAATTTTCCTACACCGTCTGGAATTTGACAAGAACTGGTCTTTTTGTCGCTATGTGTTGGACTGTAGACTGTAAAGCTTGGATTCCACCACGGCGTGACTTCACAAGTATCGTTGAAAGATGCCTGGCGTTACACAACAAGACGTATTCACAGCTTTTGTTCTGTGCGGCGGGCTTTCCATTGTTGATGAATGGACATTGTCTGTCACAGACGGTTCACAATATACTCTGCACTGCAAGCCTGTTACTTTTTATGGTCACCTTGAACGGTTATCACAGCCGTACAGCGCTTATGACGTATTGCGCGTTCTGTTGCGTAGCAATGAACGTTCAGAGCCTCTTGGTTGCTGTTTTCAATATCTATAGGAACTTACAGACTCAAAAGAACGGCTACATGGCAACCCTGTTGTATATCATGCAACTTTACTTGATGTTTTTGGTCATAATGGACAGTTGCACTCGGGTGATGAGCAAAGTGAAGAACCCGAAACAAGATATCTTGGCAGAAGACGGCTAA